From Xenopus tropicalis strain Nigerian chromosome 3, UCB_Xtro_10.0, whole genome shotgun sequence, the proteins below share one genomic window:
- the LOC101731435 gene encoding protein kinase C delta type-like: MIFYRFYTAEMVIALQFLHSNGIIHRDLKPENILVDNDGHIKICDFGLAAEEMFAGKEISGLGGTPGYRAPEILSLEKYDAGVDWWSFGVIMYEMATGRQPFIPSLVPAREFFEIKRTKLDFPSHMSQEMLDLLPKLLEMDKNKRLGVNGNIRGHPFYGGVNWSELESRTMPTPFKPKIPPVDKLKVIQPRFSAETSKLDKVEDLSDVDSNWNWQE, from the exons ATGATCTTTTACAGGTTCTACACTGCAGAGATGGTGATTGCCCTCCAGTTTCTGCACTCCAATGGCATCATTCATCG TGATCTCAAGCCGGAAAACATCTTGGTGGATAACGACGGACACATCAAGATCTGCGACTTCGGCCTCGCTGCTGAAGAAATGTTCGCCGGAAAGGAGATCAGTGGATTGGGAGGAACACCCGGATACCGCGCGCCGGAG ATCTTGTCATTGGAGAAGTACGACGCTGGAGTGGACTGGTGGTCATTCGGTGTCATCATGTACGAAATGGCCACTGGCAGGCAGCCGTTTATCCCATCACTTGTTCCTGCTCGGGAGTTTTTTGAAATTAAGCGGACAAAGCTGGATTTCCCAAGTCACATGAGCCAGGAAATGCTGGACCTTCTGCCAAAG CTTCTGGAGATGGACAAAAACAAACGCTTAGGAGTGAATGGAAACATCAGGGGGCACCCATTCTATGGAGGAGTCAACTGGAGTGAGCTGGAGAGCAGAACCATGCCGACACCTTTCAAGCCCAAAATT cCCCCAGTTGATAAACTAAAAGTGATCCAACCAAGATTCAGCGCTGAGACCTCCAAGCTAGATAAGGTGGAAGACCTCTCCGATGTGGATTCCAACTGGAATTGGCAGGAGTAA
- the slc18a1 gene encoding solute carrier family 18 member A1 isoform X1: MARCSPCCQWLKKTWESRAPILLVVAVVMFVDCILFTIIAPIAPALLYHIEYGRGNRTFKNSSGQYPVSNYDSIFNLSHLEDSRKGPYHDQIINITESPGDKKNCYEGKDFLNEENVRVGLLLAIKAFLQLLFNPIVGKLVTRIGYDAPMFFGFVIVVVSTLLFAFANSYALLCVARGFQGIGSSFTMVPALGTLAQVFPDDVERGKAMGLAMSGVAIGVLAGPPFGSAMYEFVGKSSPFLVIAALALLDGALQCCVLKPTKFSPLSVPETPYRVLLTDPYIVVAAVGLCICNFSFGIMEPTIPIRMMETMCSPPYQLGLAFLPCMLAYFICLNLFAGFAHKIGRWLCIMIGMMALGISVLCLPLARNIFGLIAPQAGVGIGFGLFETSMFPMMAHLVDIRHTSNYGAIYAISDIALCIGYALGPSCGGAIAKAIGFTWLMVILGIINLVYAPLFILLRNPPGKEETMPVLSQEETQEQEESKPLPTKVADSHE, from the exons ATGGCAAGATGTTCCCCATGTTGTCAGTGGTTGAAGAAAACATGGGAGTCCCGGGCTCCGATCCTGTTGGTGGTTGCAGTGGTTATGTTTGTGGATTGCATTCTGTTCACTATTATTG CTCCAATCGCCCCAGCTTTACTTTATCACATTGAGTATGGGAGAGGAAACAGAACATTTAAGAACTCCTCCGGTCAGTATCCTGTCTCCAACTATGATTCCATTTTTAATCTTTCACACCTTGAAGACTCAAGAAAAGGACCTTACCATGACCAGATCATTAATATTACTGAAAGTCCTGGAGATAAAAAGAACTGCTATGAGGGGAAGGACTTTTTAAACGAAGAGAATGTGCGAGTGGGTCTTCTCCTTGCAATTAAAGCCTTTCTTCAGCTTCTGTTTAACCCCATTGTGGGTAAACTCGTTACCAG GATTGGATATGATGCCCCAATGTTTTTTGGCTTCGTAATTGTGGTCGTCTCCACTCTTT TGTTTGCCTTTGCCAACTCATATGCCCTTCTTTGTGTGGCCAGGGGGTTCCAGGGAATTGGATCATCCTTCACCATGGTGCCGG CTCTGGGCACGCTGGCACAAGTGTTTCCGGATGATGTCGAAAGAGGAAAAGCCATGGGTTTAGCCATGAGTGGTGTTGCCATTGGGGTGCTCG CTGGACCTCCCTTTGGGTCTGCCATGTATGAATTTGTTGGAAAATCTTCTCCATTTCTGGTTATAGCTGCATTAGCTCTTCTTGATGGAG CACTCCAGTGTTGTGTACTTAAGCCTACAAAGTTTTCCCCATTG AGTGTACCTGAAACACCCTACAGGGTTCTCCTCACGGATCCATACATTGTGGTGGCTGCAG TGGGTCTCTGTATTTGTAATTTTTCCTTTGGCATAATGGAACCAACTATACCAATAAGAATGATGGAAACCATGTGCTCCCCTCCCTATCAGCTTG GACTGGCTTTTCTTCCCTGTATGCTTGCATATTTCATTTGCCTCAATCTTTTCGCGGGGTTTGCTCATAAAATCGGGAG GTGGCTATGCATTATGATTGGAATGATGGCTCTAGGAATCAGTGTCCTGTGT TTGCCTTTAGCAAGAAATATTTTTGGACTGATTGCACCTCAAGCTGGAGTGGGAATTGGCTTTGGATTATTTGAGACATCAATGTTTCCGATGATGGCCCACCTGGTCGATATACGGCACACTTCAAACTATGGGGCCATCTATGCCATCTCCGATATTGCTCTGTGTATTGGTTATGCGCTGG GCCCATCATGTGGAGGCGCCATTGCCAAGGCCATTGGATTCACCTGGTTAATGGTGATATTAGGTATAATAAACCTTGTTTATGCCCCTCTCTTCATTCTACTGCGCAACCCACCAGGCAAGGAGGAGACAATG CCTGTACTCAGCCAAGAGGAGACGCAAGAGCAGGAAGAATCAAAACCTCTTCCCACCAAAGTGGCTGATAGTCACGAGTGA
- the slc18a1 gene encoding solute carrier family 18 member A1 (The RefSeq protein has 4 substitutions compared to this genomic sequence): protein MARCSPCCQWLKKTWESRAPILLVVAVVMFVDCILFTIIAPIAPALLYDIEYGRGNRTFKNSSGQYPVSNYDSIFNLSHLEDSRKGPYHDQIINITESPGDKKNCYEGKDFLNEENVRVGLLLAIKAFLQLLFNPIVGKLVTRIGYDAPMFFGFVIVVVSTLLFAFANSYALLCVARGFQGIGSSFTMVPALGTLAQVFPDDVERGKAMGLAMSGVAIGVLAGPPFGSAMYEFVGKSSPFLVIAALALIDGALQCCVLKPTKFSPLSVPETPYRVLLTDPYIVVAAVGLCICNFSFGIMEPTIPIRMMETMCSPPYQLGLAFLPCMLAYFICLNLFAGFAHKIGRWLCIMIGMMALGISVLCLPLARNIFGLIAPQAGVGIGFGLFETSMFPMMAHLVDIRHTSNYGAIYAISDIALCIGYALGPSCGGAIAKAIGFTWLMVILGIINLLYAPLFILLRNPPACTQPRGDARAGRIKTSPHQSG, encoded by the exons ATGGCAAGATGTTCCCCATGTTGTCAGTGGTTGAAGAAAACATGGGAGTCCCGGGCTCCGATCCTGTTGGTGGTTGCAGTGGTTATGTTTGTGGATTGCATTCTGTTCACTATTATTG CTCCAATCGCCCCAGCTTTACTTTATCACATTGAGTATGGGAGAGGAAACAGAACATTTAAGAACTCCTCCGGTCAGTATCCTGTCTCCAACTATGATTCCATTTTTAATCTTTCACACCTTGAAGACTCAAGAAAAGGACCTTACCATGACCAGATCATTAATATTACTGAAAGTCCTGGAGATAAAAAGAACTGCTATGAGGGGAAGGACTTTTTAAACGAAGAGAATGTGCGAGTGGGTCTTCTCCTTGCAATTAAAGCCTTTCTTCAGCTTCTGTTTAACCCCATTGTGGGTAAACTCGTTACCAG GATTGGATATGATGCCCCAATGTTTTTTGGCTTCGTAATTGTGGTCGTCTCCACTCTTT TGTTTGCCTTTGCCAACTCATATGCCCTTCTTTGTGTGGCCAGGGGGTTCCAGGGAATTGGATCATCCTTCACCATGGTGCCGG CTCTGGGCACGCTGGCACAAGTGTTTCCGGATGATGTCGAAAGAGGAAAAGCCATGGGTTTAGCCATGAGTGGTGTTGCCATTGGGGTGCTCG CTGGACCTCCCTTTGGGTCTGCCATGTATGAATTTGTTGGAAAATCTTCTCCATTTCTGGTTATAGCTGCATTAGCTCTTCTTGATGGAG CACTCCAGTGTTGTGTACTTAAGCCTACAAAGTTTTCCCCATTG AGTGTACCTGAAACACCCTACAGGGTTCTCCTCACGGATCCATACATTGTGGTGGCTGCAG TGGGTCTCTGTATTTGTAATTTTTCCTTTGGCATAATGGAACCAACTATACCAATAAGAATGATGGAAACCATGTGCTCCCCTCCCTATCAGCTTG GACTGGCTTTTCTTCCCTGTATGCTTGCATATTTCATTTGCCTCAATCTTTTCGCGGGGTTTGCTCATAAAATCGGGAG GTGGCTATGCATTATGATTGGAATGATGGCTCTAGGAATCAGTGTCCTGTGT TTGCCTTTAGCAAGAAATATTTTTGGACTGATTGCACCTCAAGCTGGAGTGGGAATTGGCTTTGGATTATTTGAGACATCAATGTTTCCGATGATGGCCCACCTGGTCGATATACGGCACACTTCAAACTATGGGGCCATCTATGCCATCTCCGATATTGCTCTGTGTATTGGTTATGCGCTGG GCCCATCATGTGGAGGCGCCATTGCCAAGGCCATTGGATTCACCTGGTTAATGGTGATATTAGGTATAATAAACCTTGTTTATGCCCCTCTCTTCATTCTACTGCGCAACCCACCAG CCTGTACTCAGCCAAGAGGAGACGCAAGAGCAGGAAGAATCAAAACCTCTTCCCACCAAAGTGGCTGA